From one Aptenodytes patagonicus chromosome 16, bAptPat1.pri.cur, whole genome shotgun sequence genomic stretch:
- the GCGR gene encoding glucagon receptor isoform X2, protein MSQPRLLSLLLLLLCCQGPSAQITDFLFESWKAYSEECHRNMSSLPAPTELVCNRTFDKFSCWPDTLPNSTTSVPCPWFLPWYQKVKHRHVFKTCGPDGQWVTGPRGQSLRDATQCELDAEDLEAQEKFAKTYGSFKVMYTVGYSVSLCALLLALALLLGFSKLHCMRNYIHMNLFASFILKGVSVLVIDALLKTHYSDKIDDYNVHIWLSDEAAAGCRAATVFMQYGIVANYCWLLVEGIYLHNLLVVAVFSERSYFTLYLCIGWGAPVLFLIPWVIVKFLYENIQCWTTNNNMGFWWILRFPVFLAILINFFIFIRIIQILVSKLRAHQMRYTDYKFRWVVGTALAPHAHGCIHWCVCVCAHPTTPVLTGPSPRRLAKSTLTLIPLLGIHEVVFAFVTDEHAQGTLRYVKLFFDLFLSSFQGMLVAILYCFVNKEVQAELLKRWQRWKLGKDLAEEYKHTYSHAPSARNGAGSACEKHQLVSGCANGLGRSPAATRPGTHYLERTSRSTTEHLALGDRHHCYEFPETTAESHF, encoded by the exons ATGTCCCAGCCGCGtctcctcagcctcctgctgctgctgctctgctgccag GGCCCCTCTGCCCAGATCACGGATTTCCTCTTCGAGAGCTGGAAGGCGTACAGCGAGGAGTGCCACCGCAACATGAGCAGCCTGCCCGCGCCCACAG AGCTGGTCTGTAACCGCACCTTCGACAAGTTCTCCTGCTGGCCCGACACGCTGCCCAACAGCACCACCAGCGTCCCCTGCCCCTGGTTCCTGCCCTGGTACCAGAAAG TGAAGCACAGACACGTCTTCAAGACCTGCGGGCCGGACGGGCAGTGGGTGACAGGTCCCCGGGGACAGTCCCTGCGCGATGCCACACAGTGTGAGCTCGACGCTGAGGACCTGGAGGCGcag gAAAAATTTGCCAAGACCTACGGCAGCTTCAAGGTGATGTACACCGTGGGCTACTCAGTGTCACTGTGTGCGCTGCTCCtcgccctggccctgctgctgggctTCAG CAAGCTGCACTGCATGAGGAACTACATCCACATGAACCTCTTCGCCTCCTTCATCCTGAAGGGCGTCTCCGTGCTGGTCATCGATGCCCTGCTCAAGACCCACTACAGCGACAAGATCGATGACTACAACGTGCACATCTGGCTGAGCGACGAG GCGGCCGCGGGCTGCCGGGCAGCCACGGTCTTCATGCAGTACGGCATTGTGGCCAACTACTGCTGGCTGCTGGTGGAGGGCATCTACCTGCACAACCTCCTGGTGGTGGCCGTCTTCTCCGAGAGGAGCTACTTCACCCTCTACCTGTGCATCGGTTGGG GGGCGCCTGTGCTGTTCCTCATCCCCTGGGTCATCGTGAAGTTCCTCTACGAAAACATCCA GTGCTGGACCACCAACAACAACATGGGTTTCTGGTGGATCCTTCGCTTCCCCGTGTTCCTGGCCATCCTG ATCAACTTCTTCATCTTCATCCGCATCATCCAGATCCTCGTCTCCAAGCTCCGCGCACACCAGATGCGCTACACCGACTACAAGTTCAGGTGGGTGGTGGGCACAGCCCTGGCCCCGCACGCCCATGGGTGCATACACtggtgcgtgtgcgtgtgcgccCACCCCACAACTCCAGTGTTGACGGGCCCCTCTCCACGCAGGCTGGCCAAGTCCACGCTGACGCTGATCCCACTGCTGGGCATCCACGAGGTGGTCTTCGCCTTCGTCACGGATGAGCATGCCCAGGGCACCCTGCGCTATGTCAAGCTCTTCTTTGACCTCTTCCTGAGCTCCTTCCAG GGGATGCTGGTGGCCATCCTCTACTGCTTCGTCAACAAGGAG gtgcaggcagagctgctgaagaGGTGGCAGCGTTGGAAGCTGGGAAAGGACCTGGCGGAGGAGTACAAGCACACCTACAGCCACGCGCCCAGTGCCCGCAACGGTGCCGGCAGCGCCTGCGAGAAGCATCAGCTGGTGAGTGGCTGTGCCAACGGGCTGGGGCGCAGCCCAGCCGCCACGCGCCCCGGCACCCACTACCTCGAGAGGACCAGCCGCAGCACCACTGAGCACCTCGCCCTGGGGGACCGGCACCACTGCTACGAGTTCCCCGAGACCACAGCCGAGAGCCACTTCTGA
- the GCGR gene encoding glucagon receptor isoform X1, with product MSQPRLLSLLLLLLCCQGPSAQITDFLFESWKAYSEECHRNMSSLPAPTELVCNRTFDKFSCWPDTLPNSTTSVPCPWFLPWYQKVKHRHVFKTCGPDGQWVTGPRGQSLRDATQCELDAEDLEAQEKFAKTYGSFKVMYTVGYSVSLCALLLALALLLGFSKLHCMRNYIHMNLFASFILKGVSVLVIDALLKTHYSDKIDDYNVHIWLSDEAAAGCRAATVFMQYGIVANYCWLLVEGIYLHNLLVVAVFSERSYFTLYLCIGWGAPVLFLIPWVIVKFLYENIQCWTTNNNMGFWWILRFPVFLAILINFFIFIRIIQILVSKLRAHQMRYTDYKFRLAKSTLTLIPLLGIHEVVFAFVTDEHAQGTLRYVKLFFDLFLSSFQGMLVAILYCFVNKEVQAELLKRWQRWKLGKDLAEEYKHTYSHAPSARNGAGSACEKHQLVSGCANGLGRSPAATRPGTHYLERTSRSTTEHLALGDRHHCYEFPETTAESHF from the exons ATGTCCCAGCCGCGtctcctcagcctcctgctgctgctgctctgctgccag GGCCCCTCTGCCCAGATCACGGATTTCCTCTTCGAGAGCTGGAAGGCGTACAGCGAGGAGTGCCACCGCAACATGAGCAGCCTGCCCGCGCCCACAG AGCTGGTCTGTAACCGCACCTTCGACAAGTTCTCCTGCTGGCCCGACACGCTGCCCAACAGCACCACCAGCGTCCCCTGCCCCTGGTTCCTGCCCTGGTACCAGAAAG TGAAGCACAGACACGTCTTCAAGACCTGCGGGCCGGACGGGCAGTGGGTGACAGGTCCCCGGGGACAGTCCCTGCGCGATGCCACACAGTGTGAGCTCGACGCTGAGGACCTGGAGGCGcag gAAAAATTTGCCAAGACCTACGGCAGCTTCAAGGTGATGTACACCGTGGGCTACTCAGTGTCACTGTGTGCGCTGCTCCtcgccctggccctgctgctgggctTCAG CAAGCTGCACTGCATGAGGAACTACATCCACATGAACCTCTTCGCCTCCTTCATCCTGAAGGGCGTCTCCGTGCTGGTCATCGATGCCCTGCTCAAGACCCACTACAGCGACAAGATCGATGACTACAACGTGCACATCTGGCTGAGCGACGAG GCGGCCGCGGGCTGCCGGGCAGCCACGGTCTTCATGCAGTACGGCATTGTGGCCAACTACTGCTGGCTGCTGGTGGAGGGCATCTACCTGCACAACCTCCTGGTGGTGGCCGTCTTCTCCGAGAGGAGCTACTTCACCCTCTACCTGTGCATCGGTTGGG GGGCGCCTGTGCTGTTCCTCATCCCCTGGGTCATCGTGAAGTTCCTCTACGAAAACATCCA GTGCTGGACCACCAACAACAACATGGGTTTCTGGTGGATCCTTCGCTTCCCCGTGTTCCTGGCCATCCTG ATCAACTTCTTCATCTTCATCCGCATCATCCAGATCCTCGTCTCCAAGCTCCGCGCACACCAGATGCGCTACACCGACTACAAGTTCAG GCTGGCCAAGTCCACGCTGACGCTGATCCCACTGCTGGGCATCCACGAGGTGGTCTTCGCCTTCGTCACGGATGAGCATGCCCAGGGCACCCTGCGCTATGTCAAGCTCTTCTTTGACCTCTTCCTGAGCTCCTTCCAG GGGATGCTGGTGGCCATCCTCTACTGCTTCGTCAACAAGGAG gtgcaggcagagctgctgaagaGGTGGCAGCGTTGGAAGCTGGGAAAGGACCTGGCGGAGGAGTACAAGCACACCTACAGCCACGCGCCCAGTGCCCGCAACGGTGCCGGCAGCGCCTGCGAGAAGCATCAGCTGGTGAGTGGCTGTGCCAACGGGCTGGGGCGCAGCCCAGCCGCCACGCGCCCCGGCACCCACTACCTCGAGAGGACCAGCCGCAGCACCACTGAGCACCTCGCCCTGGGGGACCGGCACCACTGCTACGAGTTCCCCGAGACCACAGCCGAGAGCCACTTCTGA
- the PPP1R27 gene encoding protein phosphatase 1 regulatory subunit 27, with protein sequence MKDYYPVSMPRYSRYAQRLRASRTVRFPNDVVFQDHIRQGDLEQVGRFIRARKVTLDTIYPSGMAALHEAVLTGNLDCVKLLVKYGADIHQKDENGWTPLHMACSDGYADIARYLISLGASLEATTDAGEKPSDLIDPEYKDLVELFQATTMD encoded by the exons ATGAAGGACTATTACCCAGTCTCAATGCCCCGGTACAGTCGGTACGCCCAGAGACTGAGAGCCTCACGCACTGTGCGCTTCCCCAATGACGTCGTCTTTCAGGACCACATCAGGCAGGGGGACCTGGAGCAGGTGGGCAGATTCATACGTGCCAGGAAGGTGACGCTGGACACCATCTACCCTTCCG GCATGGCAGCCCTCCACGAAGCTGTGCTTACTGGAAACCTGGACTGCGTCAAGCTCCTGGTTAAATACGGTGCTGACATCCACCAGAAGGATGAGAATGGGTGGACGCCCCTGCACATGGCCTGCAGCGATGGCTATGCTGATATAGCCAG GTACCTCATCTCCCTGGGGGCCAGCCTGGAGGCTACCACCGACGCCGGGGAGAAGCCCTCGGACCTCATCGACCCCGAGTACAAGGACCTGGTGGAGCTCTTCCAAGCCACCACGATGGACTGA
- the SLC25A10 gene encoding mitochondrial dicarboxylate carrier — protein sequence MAERRVSRWYFGGLASCGAACCTHPLDLLKVHLQTQQEVKMRMMGMAMRVIRTDGFLALYNGLSASLCRQMTYSLTRFAIYETARDRLGQGSQGPPPFYQKVLLGAVGGFTGGFVGTPADMVNVRMQNDVKQPPPLRRNYSHALDGMYRVLREEGLKKLFSGATMASSRGALVTVGQLSCYDQAKQLVLTTGLLSDNIFTHFLASFIAGGCATFLCQPLDVLKTRLMNSQGEYRGVAHCAVETAKLGPLAFYKGFVPAAIRLIPHTVLTFVFLEQLRKYFGIKVIT from the exons ATGGCGGAGCGGCGCGTGTCGCGGTGGTACTTCGGCGGCCTCGCCTCGTGCGGCGCCGCCTGCTGCACCCACCCGCTAGACCTGCTCAAG GTCCACCTGCAGACGCAGCAGGAGGTGAAGATGCGGATGATGGGGATGGCGATGCGTGTGATCCGCACCGATGGCTTCCTGGCTCTCTACAATGGGCTCAGCGCCTCGCTGTGCCGGCAG ATGACGTATTCCTTGACTCGCTTTGCCATCTACGAGACCGCAAGGGACCGCTTGGGCCAGGGCAGCCAGGGGCCTCCCCCCTTCTACCAGAAAGTGCTGCTGGGTGCAGTGGGAG GTTTCACCGGCGGGTTTGTGGGGACCCCGGCAGACATGGTGAACGTCAG GATGCAGAACGACGTGAAGCAGCCGCCCCCCCTGCGGCGCAA CTATTCCCATGCCCTGGACGGCATGTACCGTGTCCTCCGGGAAG AGGGCTTGAAGAAACTCTTCTCGGGAGCTACGATGGCATCCAGCCGAGGGGCCCTAGTCACCGTTGGGCAG CTCTCTTGTTATGACCAGGCCAAGCAGCTGGTTCTCACAACTGGGTTGCTGTCAGACAACATCTTCACTCACTTCCTGGCCAGCTTCATCGcg GGCGGATGCGCCACGTTCCTGTGCCAGCCCCTGGACGTGCTCAAGACCCGCCTCATGAACTCCCAGGGCGAGTACCGG GGTGTTGCGCACTGTGCTGTGGAAACTGCCAAGCTTGGCCCCCTCGCCTTCTACAAG GGCTTCGTTCCTGCTGCCATCCGGCTCATTCCTCACACCGTCCTCACCTTCGTCTTCCTGGAACAGCTGCGCAAATATTTTGGGATTAAAGTGATCACTTGA
- the MCRIP1 gene encoding mapk-regulated corepressor-interacting protein 1, whose protein sequence is MASSPVSRVVYNGKRSGGPRSPGAGSEIFTPAHEENVRFIYEAWQCVERDLRSQMGSERGLVEEYVEKMPNPSLKAFKPVDLGDLKRRNTQDAKKS, encoded by the exons ATGGCCAG CTCCCCCGTGTCCCGCGTGGTCTACAACGGCAAGCGGAGCGGCGGCCCGCGCTCCCCCGGCGCCGGCAGCGAGATCTTCACGCCCGCCCACGAGGAGAACGTGCGCTTCATCTACGAGG CCTGGCAGTGTGTGGAGCGTGACCTGCGCAGCCAGATGGGCTCCGAGCGCGGCCTGGTCGAGGAGTACGTGGAGAAGATGCCGAACCCTAGCCTCAAAG CGTTTAAACCTGTCGACCTGGGTGATCTGAAGAGGAGGAACACACAGGATGCAAAGAAGTCCTAA